A window from Felis catus isolate Fca126 chromosome B1, F.catus_Fca126_mat1.0, whole genome shotgun sequence encodes these proteins:
- the CXCL9 gene encoding C-X-C motif chemokine 9 isoform X2 codes for MRNRRCFCINTSQGTIHLKSLKDLKQFAPSPSCEKTEIIVTMKNGDQTCLNPDSADVQELIKEWEKQVSQKKKQKKGKKKSKKQENF; via the exons ATGAGGAATAGACGCTGTTTCTGCATCAACACCAGCCAAGGGACAATCCACCTAAAATCCTTAAAGGACCTTAAACAATTTGCCCCAAGCCCTTCTTgtgagaaaactgaaatcat TGTGACAATGAAGAATGGGGATCAAACGTGTCTAAACCCAGATTCAGCAGATGTGCAAGAATTGATTAAAGAGTGGGAGAAACAG GTgagccaaaagaaaaagcaaaaaaaagggaaaaaaaaatcaaaaaagcaggaaaatttttaa